The window TCATAGGCATCCTCTGTCTGTCCGTCCCACGGCTTCTTGTTTATCGTGGTTGTAATCACTTTCTGTCCGGCATCAGCCAGCATTTTCATCACCGGTCGTAATTCCTCCCAATGTTCCTGTGACCAATTTTCAACTCCTGCCACACGGGATACGGCAAATGGGTTTTGCCACAAATCAAGGTGAAACACCCATTCGCTCGGTGAGGGTAATGTTTGAGCCTGTACTTCAAGGTGTATTGCCAAAGTTTCAATCACCTCGTTGCCCTTTAGCAACTCCAGAGAAGCAGTATATGAACCCGGGGTTGCATCGCCCGGAACATCGATGGAAAGCCATACGGGTTGAGTTGTCTCCCCTCTTATGGATAAACAGTTGGTATTATCCAACACATCAGCACTCAGTATCTCCTTGTAATTCTCTGGCTTACGTTCTTGCGGACTACATCCTTCGGCAAACTCATCTGTAATCACGTAGCGGATAAAATTAAAACCAATATTTTCGTTAGAAATCATGGCGCCATTCTCACCCTGTAAGTCAGTGAACCTTATTGACACTTCATCCGCATTCGCTTTGCTCCACAATACAAGTTGCCCACTTAATCTTTCGCCTCTCCAACCGGAAGTATTCCACTGTTTTGATGAATTAACAACGGGAATTTCGAACTTCTCATATCGAATATCCGAAGAGGAAAACGAACTATGAATGCCATCGGGTAATACCCGCCAATTGGATAACACATCCACCTTTATCGATGCCTCTTCATAATTTTTACAATTTTCATTATGGTCTTTTTTAATCGTACATCCAACAAGTAGCAAAAGCGCTAACATGCTCAAATAAAACCTGGCAGTAATCATATACTTACTTAAACGATATCTCAACATTTCCTTCTATTTCCAATCTATCTCCGGCACCTGTAATTTTTTGCCCGTTATAGGTAACATTATTAAATACAATATTTTTCATCTGATTGTTGTTCGTCCGAATGGATGATTTATGCTGATGCCCTTTTGAATCTGATATCCGTATATTTTCAAAAATTATATTCTGCATGGTACTATTCAATCGTTGCGGTGCTTGCTCAAGACAGATTGGACGCCCTCCCTGCTGCATATGGTCAATTTCGATATTTCTGAACGTGATATGATCAATCAATGCAGCACCACCACCATGCATGGCATGCTGAACAACCGCAATAGCTGACCTGTAATCTCCATCACCACTCGGTTGTTCAAGAAAAATACAATTTTCAAAAATACAGTTCTTTATTTTGCCTGTTCCCCAGGTATAATCTCCCGATTCAGGCCCAACCATTACTCCCCTTGCATAATCTGTCCATAAAAGGGAATTTGTAACCCGAATATTATTGACGTCTGTATAAAAATTCGCCAACACTTTCAGACTTATACAATCATCATAGGTACGAATAAAACAATCATTAATGACGGCATCATCCACACTGCAAAGATCTATCCCATCACCATTAAGTATCCAGCAGATCATGTTCATGTTATCTATTGTTACATGGCTAACATCAAATAACGCAACGCTCCAACTGGGTGAATCAATAAGAGTTACTCCCGAAAGCGTGAAATTCCGAGTGTTTGATACATTTACAAGTACAGGGCCTTCGGCATAGATGTTGCCTATATGTGGTAATTTCTCACCGCTCAATATACCTCTACCGGTTATTTTTATGTTGTTTCCTTTTGCACTCACATGTGCATACACAACAGCACCTTCATCTATATATAATGTCTCGTTATCTCCAAGTTCAATATGCCCGACATTATGCTCACCAGCAGCAAAATAAGTCACATTGGGATCATTGGGATCAGGCTTGTTATCATCTTCTCTGTTTGGAAAAAGAAAAAGGTTGTTGTAACGATTATCATCAAACTCTACCGATACCTTCCGACGATTCCAGTCGTCTATCGTAAACTCAATTGTAGTCTCATTTACCCGTGTAGTTTCAAACCCATAACTGGTAGGGCGCACTTTAACTTGCTCAAAGTTCGCTCTTCTGTTCTCAACTCTCACTTTTAAAGGAGCATCAAAATTGTCTGTAAAGATTGCATAAGACATCGTATCACGCAACTTTTTAGCGTTGCCCCAGTCATTCCAAATATCAGGGTGATGGTTCGGGGCATCTGATACAAGGGCATTTCTTACCTCAACACTCTTCCATCTGTTATCCTGGAATATATATACATTAAAATATGCGTTGCGATTATAGTAAAGGTCATCACCAGGCAACAGCTCGGTATTTCCATTGTCTAAGTCGTTTCCATTACTTGCCTTGCATGAAACTGTGAGTAAAATCAACAAAACAAGAGGCAACACAAAAAAATTTCTGATAACTGACATTCCTATTTTCATTTTTGTGAAATTTATGTTCATATCTGATTGAAAATATATTGATTAAATTATTGTAAATACTTTATAAAACTTAATCATGAACGATGTTTAACACCGGCAAGGTTATACTTGAAGGTTTTTTTGGACCTGTGTAAATTGTTTGTACCGCTTTTTTTATTTTTCGGGCCATGTATATGGGTTCATCACAATTTAATTTTCTGTTGAACCGTGGAAAACAACTTGAGGTAATGACAACACGAAGCTTGTGTCCCGGATTAAGCTGATATCCTGTTGGCCAGGAGTCAATATTTACTTCGGTCACCTTATTTGGTTTCAAATCTACACGTTTCCCTCCTTCTTGAATATTGATGATGGTGTCGTTGGGGAAAACATCCTGCACCATCATGATAAAGTCTGTGCTTTTCACGGAGCTACTAACGTACAGCTTGGCTGATATACTTCCAAGTAGGGTTAGAGGGGAAGAAAGCACCTCCGATTCAAACACCCATTGGTCGTTTCTGGCGATATTTTGATTCTGAACAGCCGGACCTATCTTGTTACCTAAAAATGTTCCACCTAAAGATGGATAAGGATCAAGTGGATCATAAAGAGAAAGGATTAACAGTGAGGGAAATATTTCACTTTCATTTGAAATATAAATATCTGTTGCGAGTTTTAATCCATCGGATGTAACAACCGAGTCGGTAAATAATAAAAAATGATCACGTTCCTGGGCATGAATTGACTCAAGCAATATTAAAAGCGTAAAAACTAAAAAACTCATTCGTTTCATAAAGATGCCGGATGTTTTGCTCCAATAAATGAAAAATGATTCTACCTGTTAGGGTGAAAATGAAACTTTAAAACAATTGACAGAAATACAACAGATTCTTGACCTTTACTATTGCCTGACTAGTAAAAGCCAAGAATCAAGTTGACATGTTTACCGATCAGTTAGATAGGAATTCAAGCATTTCTCTTCGGACATTCCTGAAATTCTTAATTTCAATATTGTAATCGTCGTACCCGTATACGACTGCCCCTAAAAACTCCTGCGCCTTTTCCGGACTGCGTCTTTCAACCATTTTTAGCAAATTATAGTCATGGATACCATCTCGCATAGCATTTGCCCGAATCGACATGTAAAACTTATGATAACCAGGATATATTAAATAGGAATCACCACCGGGTAAGAAATTGCGTGGATTGGAGCTATCTTGATATAAATCTTTCCATAAATCACTGTGCCACCACATAAGTCCCCAGTGCAAGTATCCCTTTGTTCCACTGTAATAGTTAATCCAATGTAGGATACGGGTTAAAACTAGCGGAAGGTTGACAAACCGGTTCGCGTAATTTCCCCTGGGAGACATGGAAGTATAAAACCAGTTCTCTTTCCCTTGCTCCGTGCGTTGCCGATAAACTTCATCATCTTGGTGAAGAACGTCCAATTTCGGTACCATGATATCAGACACATCTTTCAAATAACTCGACGAGCCAACATCCATTGCATCAATCAACTTTATTTCCGGAAAATACTTTTTTACAAGTTGTGCATAAAAAATATACCCATCGTAATTCGTCGCCGTGGGCTCGTCACCCAAATGTTGTACAAACATGTCCAGCCATCCTTTTTCAGTCAGATGCTTTTTAAGGGCTTGAAAATAATTCTTAAAGTAAGGTTCTACACGCTCCTTATATCCTTCTTCTCTCCAGTCATCATACAGGCTTATCCTGCTAAAACCTCCGTTTTCATTCAGTTCCCATGCGGAATTGAGTCCAAAGCGTGTACCCACTGCACCACCTGTTACAGACAATATATGACCGGCTTCGATACGTTTCAAACCTCCGTGATCAATAAAAGCTTGTACATCTTCGTCGAAAGTATCAAAATTAAAAATCCAACTGCCATCAGGGTTTACACCTATTGGATATGGTCTGGCGTCTATCAAATAGGTATTTTGTCCAAGACTTTTACATGTTTCAGCCAGTTTTTTTCTTAGTTCATTGAAAAGCTGTGTTCCTCTTTGAACTTGTTCCCCATTATTGAGTTGATGGAAACGGTCAAAGAAAACCCAGTTAGTCACAAAAAGTTCCGGTTCACCTACGTTAACAGGGTAAACACGCAGTGAGAATGTTTTTTCAGCAGAGACAGGAGTCGTTCCATCAAGTGCGTTTATTTTAACTTTACCCGTATAGAGACCAGGTTTGGCCGATTCCGGAATGGGTATGCTAACCAGAAGTGAGGCATGATTACCTGCATTGATATCTTCTGTTTCATCATCAATAATGACATCAGGATACTTCTTCGACATAGATTGAATCTCGGTAAAACCCAGCGAAGGTTTTGGATAATACTCAAGGGTAGATAAAACGTCACGCACCCATCCAAATTTCACGCCAGACAATTGAGCACCTGACTCATTGGTCAAACTAACCAATTCAGCCGAAGCAGCGGTCAATGATTTCTCTGCTTTGATAATTAACTGAAGAGAAGCGGTTTCACCTCTTGCGACATCCAACACATCCACCTCCTCTGTAAACTGGTTGTTTTCAGCTACAATCTTGATAAGAGGATCTACCTGATATATTCTCATGCCGCTTTCATCTGAAGGAATAACAGTTCCCGTATCAATATCATCTATAGGATATAGTGGGGTGTTATTCTCACAAGCTAAGAAAAAGAGAACGGATAAAACAATGATTATTTGTTTCATTATACGTACATTTAATAGTTATTACTTTTTAATTCCACCCCTCGTTTTGAATGAGAGCATTATTTTTAAATATTTCTGAAGCGGGGATAGGATAAAAATACATTTTATCATCCCATACCCTATCCTGAACAACTATTCGATCGTAAGTAAAGGTTCCATCAAAATTGTTTGTAATATTTAATCCATAGATTGTTGTAGACTCTTCGCCCATTTTCCATCTGCGAATATCCCAGAACCTATGTCCTTCAAAAGCAAGCTCTACTCTTCTTTCATTTCTCAATCGTTCAACAAATTGAGTCTTATCCATACTGGGAAGAGAAGGCATATTTGCTCTGTTTCTAACAAGATTGACTGCTTCACGGGGTGACAAAGTAAAATCTACCCCATTCTGAACACCTTTGAAATCGGGATCACCTGTTGCTTCAACCAGCGATTCCGCATAGTTCAGCAATACTTCAGCATAACGAAAGAGCGGGAAAACATGCGAATAACTACTTTCATTCCCGGCAACCAAACTGGTTTCTTCTCTGATATGCTTCCTTAGATAATAGGATGTAGGGGACGCTCCTTCTTTTGGAAATCCGTTTTTTCCATTTTTGTAAGACTCAATGATATGGTTTTTAAATCTACTACCATTATATAATACAGTCTTCGCAAATCTCGGATCTCTCTCCAAAGGATTCATCATCTTGCGACGGTGATCTCTATTCGACCAATCAAAAGGTGTACCATCTATCATTTCAAACGATTCAACCAGATTTTGTGATGGGCAAACTCCTGAGTTGCCTTCTTCTAAATAGAGACCAATAGGAAAATTTGCTCTTTCAAATGAATTGCTTGAAAAGTTTCGTTTGCCAAAGATAAGCCCCAATGCACTCTCGTTGTTCGTTACATCTTCGGGAACCAACTCATATTCTCCAAGTTCAATGACTTCTTTCGCTGCAATGGCAGCCTCGAGCCAAGGCGAACGCATATTTTCACTGTTGTTTAAAGGACTTGCGGCATATAATAAAACACGTGCTTTTAACGCCATCACCATTCCTCTCGTCACTCTCCCTAATTCTGCACTTGGTGTATTTTTATAATTGAGGGGCAGATGAAGAGACACCGAATCACACTCGGCAACAATCCACTCTGCTGCCTCCTGGTAACTAACAGGCTGTAATTCATTTGCTTCCTCCGGCGTATAAGTGCGGTCTGCAATCACTATCTGGTTATACCTTTTCAAAAGATTGAAATGGAAGTAGGCCCTTAATGCCCTCACTTCGTAAGGAAAATTTCTCAGCTCAACCATTCTCTCCTTGTAATCATCCAGGTATATACTTGCAGGAAAATCATCGGGACAATTTTCCAAAAAGTAGTTTGCCGCTCTTATGGCAGAATAGTAATAGGGCCATTGATTGTCAATCAGATTGATGGGTGACCAACTCCCATCGTAAAATTTACGTATGGAATGGGTATTCCACGCATAAACGGCATCATCACTCGCTACATCCAACATGGTTCCTTCTACATCTGACAAACCATCTGTCACATATCCATATACACCTGTGACCACATTTTTTACTCTGTTAAACTCAGAGAATTGATAGTCTTTTGTTTGATATACAGATTCATTGAGTTCCAAAAAGTCACTGCAGGCACCCAAAATTATAACTGAAAGTAATATTATTGATATTTTTTTCATACTCTTCGTTTTTAAAATACTAGATTAACGCCCAAGGAAAATGATCTTGTTGTGGGATAATACATGCTAATGTGTTCGGGATCCATGATACCCAAATAATCCAACGAAAATAGATCTGTTCCACTGATGTAAACTCGGCATTCACTGATCGCTACATTGCTAAATAAGCGGGCGGGTATATTGTAAGACAATTCCATGTCACGAAGTTTTAGAAAATCTCCTTTTTCTGTCCACAATGTACTACTGCGAAAATTATTTTCATTTGGCAGAGTTGTTAGACGAGGATATTTAGCATCCGGCGTATCAGAGGTCCATCGATTTCTTAAATAATGCACGGATACATTTTTATTGTTACCGTAGAGTGGCCAATAAATACTTTCCAACTCTGTTGTGATTGTTGACTTGCCAACACCTTGGAAATTCATGAATAACGACCATTCTTTATATGCCATCTGAATATTGGTACCAAAGTATATTTCCGGCAGGCTATTTGTCAGGTAAGAGTAATCATACTCGTTTATGATCCCGTCATCATTTAAATCCTTGTATTTCACATCACCCGGTTGTAAATTTTGCATAAATGCCGAGCTAACCAGACCTTCTTTCAGCATGCCACCCTCTTGGAAATCGCTCTCCTGATACAAACCATCATAAATGAGTCCATATAAGGCATTGACTGATTTACCTTTCCTGCTCATGTAACCATAGGGGACATACTCTTCCGAGATGCTTACAATCTCGTTTTTCTGAAAAGCAACCTGGGAATTTACAGCATAGCTGAAATGATTTACTTTACCCGACCAGCCAACAGAAACCTCAGCTCCCATGTTTTTAACCTCTCCTGTCGAAATATCGGTCATTCCGATACCGATTACATTGGAAATGCTGCTGGAACTAGCCTCCCTGATATTTTTCCGATGGTTATAAAATGCGTCCAATCCAATTGTCAGATTCTTAAAAAGTCGCATGTCAAGCCCGATGTTATTTTTCAGTTCTTTTTCAGGCTCAATCAAATAAGAACCCAAGGCACCTTCTCCCAATCCATTTTGCATTTTATTACCAACAAAAATATAAGAGAGGCCGACGCCATTGAATTGCTTATCCATATCGTATGAAAGGTTCCTATCCATACCGGTCACGCCACTTGAAACTCTCAGCTTCAGATAGTCCAGATTACTCCATGAACCGAAGAAATCTTCATTCGATAAAACCCAGGCTGCAGATAAGGCAGGATAAATCCGATACTTATCATTCTTTGGCAGTTTTCCACTACCAGAAATGTTTAACACCCCTTGAAGCAAATAGCGATTATCATAATTATAGTTCAAATGTGCAAGATAATCGCGATACATATAAGAATTATTCGCTCCCGCATATCTTGCATAAATCTGCCCATAGATACCCGATACTTCAAACTGGTGCTTACCGATGTTTTTGTTATAAGCAATCTTTGACCAAAAAGTAGTTCTCATTACCTGATTACTCAGCCAACTACTGAAGAAAAGCTCGGTATCGTTTCCGTATCTGGTGAAAGTATTCTCTTCCACATTTCCCGCAGCTCCCCGTACCGGGAGAAATTGCAGGTATGCGTATTCTTTTGACTTAGAATCTGTAATATCTGCAGAGTTATCATAGGCGAGCCTTATTTGTGCCGATAAACCGGGTAACAACATGTCGAGATTCTGATCAATTGTAATATCACCCAATAAACTTCGTTGCAGAACCACGTTATAGCCACGAGCCGTTTTATTTGCCAAAGGATTCGCAAACATCTGATTTTGGACCCACTCATTGCCATTGCGTACAGGAAAGGCGGCAGATGGAACATTATAAATACCGTCAAGCCAGAGCCCCGTTGCGGGCTGTTGATACTGCATTAAACGACCCATCACGTTCATTCTGGCTACGGTGGTAGGTGTAATATAGGTCTCGAGGTTACTTCTAACTTTCAAGGAATGCTGGGTAACCTGGGTAGAGTAATCCTTGTTGAGATCGGTATTATTTAATAGCCCATAATGACTGGTGTAGTTGGTATAAACATAGTATCTTGACCGTTGAGTAGAACCATTCAGTTCTAAATCTGCTACATTGGAGTAGGCATTCTTCCGCAACATTTCTGCCTGCCAATCAACATCAGGAAGCAGATTTTTTTTCTCCCCGTTATACATTGAGATCAAATCATTCTCGCTGTATCTCTGAGGTAGGTTGTC of the Petrimonas mucosa genome contains:
- a CDS encoding CocE/NonD family hydrolase; its protein translation is MKRMSFLVFTLLILLESIHAQERDHFLLFTDSVVTSDGLKLATDIYISNESEIFPSLLILSLYDPLDPYPSLGGTFLGNKIGPAVQNQNIARNDQWVFESEVLSSPLTLLGSISAKLYVSSSVKSTDFIMMVQDVFPNDTIINIQEGGKRVDLKPNKVTEVNIDSWPTGYQLNPGHKLRVVITSSCFPRFNRKLNCDEPIYMARKIKKAVQTIYTGPKKPSSITLPVLNIVHD
- a CDS encoding SusC/RagA family TonB-linked outer membrane protein, whose amino-acid sequence is MKKNILFILFIFITQVLPAQDNKSRIRVTDKNDRPLSHVVVKIEGNQLESFVTDADGYVDLPAVKGDKLLLSRFNQSQTTVELTDHEATIRLQDNYLLLDLGYDIKTTNEESAAAIGGISSEELESSHSRNVLKQLYGRIPGLLLYQGDTSPWNLTPDFYVRGRGSFSGNHTLILVDGVERDVTLLNSNEIESVVVMKDAASLSLHGNRGADGIINFITKRGGDHGMQIKTGYRASIDQAFRIPDMANAYVYSSALNEALRNDNLPQRYSENDLISMYNGEKKNLLPDVDWQAEMLRKNAYSNVADLELNGSTQRSRYYVYTNYTSHYGLLNNTDLNKDYSTQVTQHSLKVRSNLETYITPTTVARMNVMGRLMQYQQPATGLWLDGIYNVPSAAFPVRNGNEWVQNQMFANPLANKTARGYNVVLQRSLLGDITIDQNLDMLLPGLSAQIRLAYDNSADITDSKSKEYAYLQFLPVRGAAGNVEENTFTRYGNDTELFFSSWLSNQVMRTTFWSKIAYNKNIGKHQFEVSGIYGQIYARYAGANNSYMYRDYLAHLNYNYDNRYLLQGVLNISGSGKLPKNDKYRIYPALSAAWVLSNEDFFGSWSNLDYLKLRVSSGVTGMDRNLSYDMDKQFNGVGLSYIFVGNKMQNGLGEGALGSYLIEPEKELKNNIGLDMRLFKNLTIGLDAFYNHRKNIREASSSSISNVIGIGMTDISTGEVKNMGAEVSVGWSGKVNHFSYAVNSQVAFQKNEIVSISEEYVPYGYMSRKGKSVNALYGLIYDGLYQESDFQEGGMLKEGLVSSAFMQNLQPGDVKYKDLNDDGIINEYDYSYLTNSLPEIYFGTNIQMAYKEWSLFMNFQGVGKSTITTELESIYWPLYGNNKNVSVHYLRNRWTSDTPDAKYPRLTTLPNENNFRSSTLWTEKGDFLKLRDMELSYNIPARLFSNVAISECRVYISGTDLFSLDYLGIMDPEHISMYYPTTRSFSLGVNLVF
- a CDS encoding DUF4091 domain-containing protein, whose translation is MKQIIIVLSVLFFLACENNTPLYPIDDIDTGTVIPSDESGMRIYQVDPLIKIVAENNQFTEEVDVLDVARGETASLQLIIKAEKSLTAASAELVSLTNESGAQLSGVKFGWVRDVLSTLEYYPKPSLGFTEIQSMSKKYPDVIIDDETEDINAGNHASLLVSIPIPESAKPGLYTGKVKINALDGTTPVSAEKTFSLRVYPVNVGEPELFVTNWVFFDRFHQLNNGEQVQRGTQLFNELRKKLAETCKSLGQNTYLIDARPYPIGVNPDGSWIFNFDTFDEDVQAFIDHGGLKRIEAGHILSVTGGAVGTRFGLNSAWELNENGGFSRISLYDDWREEGYKERVEPYFKNYFQALKKHLTEKGWLDMFVQHLGDEPTATNYDGYIFYAQLVKKYFPEIKLIDAMDVGSSSYLKDVSDIMVPKLDVLHQDDEVYRQRTEQGKENWFYTSMSPRGNYANRFVNLPLVLTRILHWINYYSGTKGYLHWGLMWWHSDLWKDLYQDSSNPRNFLPGGDSYLIYPGYHKFYMSIRANAMRDGIHDYNLLKMVERRSPEKAQEFLGAVVYGYDDYNIEIKNFRNVRREMLEFLSN
- a CDS encoding RagB/SusD family nutrient uptake outer membrane protein, whose product is MKKISIILLSVIILGACSDFLELNESVYQTKDYQFSEFNRVKNVVTGVYGYVTDGLSDVEGTMLDVASDDAVYAWNTHSIRKFYDGSWSPINLIDNQWPYYYSAIRAANYFLENCPDDFPASIYLDDYKERMVELRNFPYEVRALRAYFHFNLLKRYNQIVIADRTYTPEEANELQPVSYQEAAEWIVAECDSVSLHLPLNYKNTPSAELGRVTRGMVMALKARVLLYAASPLNNSENMRSPWLEAAIAAKEVIELGEYELVPEDVTNNESALGLIFGKRNFSSNSFERANFPIGLYLEEGNSGVCPSQNLVESFEMIDGTPFDWSNRDHRRKMMNPLERDPRFAKTVLYNGSRFKNHIIESYKNGKNGFPKEGASPTSYYLRKHIREETSLVAGNESSYSHVFPLFRYAEVLLNYAESLVEATGDPDFKGVQNGVDFTLSPREAVNLVRNRANMPSLPSMDKTQFVERLRNERRVELAFEGHRFWDIRRWKMGEESTTIYGLNITNNFDGTFTYDRIVVQDRVWDDKMYFYPIPASEIFKNNALIQNEGWN
- a CDS encoding glycosyl hydrolase family 28 protein translates to MKIGMSVIRNFFVLPLVLLILLTVSCKASNGNDLDNGNTELLPGDDLYYNRNAYFNVYIFQDNRWKSVEVRNALVSDAPNHHPDIWNDWGNAKKLRDTMSYAIFTDNFDAPLKVRVENRRANFEQVKVRPTSYGFETTRVNETTIEFTIDDWNRRKVSVEFDDNRYNNLFLFPNREDDNKPDPNDPNVTYFAAGEHNVGHIELGDNETLYIDEGAVVYAHVSAKGNNIKITGRGILSGEKLPHIGNIYAEGPVLVNVSNTRNFTLSGVTLIDSPSWSVALFDVSHVTIDNMNMICWILNGDGIDLCSVDDAVINDCFIRTYDDCISLKVLANFYTDVNNIRVTNSLLWTDYARGVMVGPESGDYTWGTGKIKNCIFENCIFLEQPSGDGDYRSAIAVVQHAMHGGGAALIDHITFRNIEIDHMQQGGRPICLEQAPQRLNSTMQNIIFENIRISDSKGHQHKSSIRTNNNQMKNIVFNNVTYNGQKITGAGDRLEIEGNVEISFK